Proteins from a genomic interval of Desulfovulcanus ferrireducens:
- a CDS encoding iron-sulfur cluster carrier protein MrpORP: MAEHKCGSCSGGGCATQKEDKLQKKMGRIKHKLVILSGKGGVGKSTVAANIAVGLAMAGQKVGLLDVDVHGPSIPRLLSLSNEKPHIEKDYIEPVPWSKNLWVMSLGFMLPDNKEAVIWRGPVKMGLIKQFLEDVAWGDLDFLVVDCPPGTGDEPLSTLQLIGPSAYAVIVTTPQGVAIDDVRRSVTFCHQLGNPILGIVENMSGFVCPKCGERVDIFNSGGGEALAREMGVNFLGSIPMDPEVVRSGDEGYIYVKTHHESETARALGRIIKPILELAGTLQEEQKDVSSVESSLPEVEGKEIKVAIPTAGGELCMHFGHCEKFAFVTADTEKKEILGVEFLTPPPHEPGVLPKWVSEQGANLVIAGGMGARAQSLFTEQGIKVVVGAKGGKPEEIVKAYLDKKLELGQNVCDH, from the coding sequence ATGGCAGAACACAAATGTGGATCATGTTCGGGGGGAGGTTGCGCGACCCAAAAAGAAGATAAGTTACAGAAAAAAATGGGTCGAATTAAACACAAACTGGTTATTTTATCTGGTAAAGGCGGTGTGGGTAAGAGCACGGTTGCAGCTAATATTGCCGTAGGTCTGGCCATGGCGGGACAAAAAGTAGGCCTGCTTGATGTGGATGTGCACGGCCCGTCTATCCCCAGGCTTCTTAGCTTGAGCAATGAAAAACCGCATATTGAAAAGGATTATATTGAACCAGTTCCCTGGAGCAAGAACCTGTGGGTTATGTCACTAGGCTTTATGTTGCCGGATAATAAAGAGGCTGTAATCTGGCGTGGTCCGGTAAAAATGGGTTTGATCAAGCAATTCCTTGAGGATGTGGCTTGGGGGGACCTGGATTTTCTGGTTGTGGATTGTCCTCCGGGCACAGGTGATGAGCCACTGTCTACCTTGCAATTGATAGGGCCCTCTGCCTATGCAGTAATTGTCACAACTCCCCAGGGCGTGGCCATTGACGATGTGCGTCGTTCAGTGACTTTTTGCCACCAATTAGGGAACCCTATATTAGGTATTGTGGAGAACATGAGTGGTTTTGTCTGTCCCAAGTGTGGTGAAAGGGTAGACATTTTTAACTCTGGTGGTGGTGAAGCCCTGGCGAGGGAAATGGGAGTGAACTTTTTGGGAAGCATCCCCATGGATCCTGAAGTGGTAAGGTCCGGAGATGAAGGATATATCTATGTTAAAACCCATCATGAAAGTGAAACAGCCAGGGCTTTAGGGCGGATAATCAAGCCTATTCTGGAGCTGGCCGGGACACTGCAGGAAGAGCAAAAGGATGTTTCTTCGGTAGAAAGCTCACTACCTGAAGTCGAGGGTAAAGAGATCAAAGTAGCAATTCCCACGGCTGGTGGTGAGTTGTGTATGCACTTCGGTCATTGTGAGAAGTTTGCCTTTGTTACAGCGGATACGGAAAAAAAAGAGATCCTGGGCGTGGAATTTTTAACTCCTCCTCCGCATGAGCCGGGTGTTTTGCCCAAATGGGTGAGTGAACAGGGTGCAAATCTTGTTATTGCCGGCGGTATGGGGGCCAGGGCCCAGAGCTTGTTTACTGAGCAGGGAATTAAAGTCGTGGTAGGAGCAAAAGGTGGAAAGCCGGAAGAGATTGTTAAGGCCTACTTGGATAAAAAACTGGAACTAGGTCAAAATGTATGTGACCATTAA
- a CDS encoding tetratricopeptide repeat protein, giving the protein MSEKEREKNLIQEIEEEVDETIHPFLEKILNNIKPIGFAIAAIVLATALYSGYDFYQQSQQEKATNELGKILAQKDDKAKVNALKGFLKVAPEELKISAQLELARIYIQNKDYEQAARVFGELATAQDVDEHLKRVAVLGQSKALELNRQYAQALEVLEKNKEAFPKEYNEQVAQRIAFLAEKTKDWAKALAAYEELKASVQGGETKFFDYKIQTLKKKITS; this is encoded by the coding sequence ATGTCGGAAAAAGAAAGAGAAAAAAATTTGATCCAGGAAATCGAAGAAGAGGTTGATGAAACCATTCACCCGTTTTTAGAAAAAATCTTAAATAATATCAAACCAATAGGCTTTGCTATTGCTGCTATTGTTTTGGCGACTGCTTTGTATTCCGGTTATGATTTTTATCAGCAAAGCCAGCAGGAAAAGGCAACCAATGAATTGGGGAAAATTTTAGCTCAAAAGGACGATAAAGCCAAGGTCAATGCCCTAAAAGGTTTTCTGAAAGTTGCCCCTGAAGAATTAAAAATTAGTGCACAATTAGAATTGGCCAGAATTTATATACAAAACAAGGATTACGAGCAGGCCGCCCGGGTTTTCGGTGAATTGGCAACAGCGCAGGATGTGGATGAACATCTTAAACGCGTTGCTGTTTTGGGTCAGTCCAAGGCATTGGAGTTGAACAGGCAATATGCCCAAGCCCTTGAAGTTTTAGAGAAAAATAAAGAAGCTTTTCCCAAGGAATATAATGAGCAAGTAGCGCAGAGAATAGCGTTTCTGGCTGAGAAGACCAAAGATTGGGCCAAAGCTTTGGCTGCTTATGAAGAGTTAAAGGCAAGCGTCCAAGGTGGCGAGACAAAGTTTTTTGACTATAAGATTCAGACACTAAAGAAAAAAATAACCAGTTAG
- a CDS encoding DUF5320 domain-containing protein, which produces MPGFDGTGPIGQGAKTGRGLGRCTGFGGGLASRRGLGLARGLGRGRGLGFGRCRLGRGYGYGPALMSTEEEKNLINYRINALENQLQYLRKRLDEING; this is translated from the coding sequence ATGCCAGGATTTGATGGAACAGGACCAATTGGTCAAGGAGCAAAAACAGGTCGTGGTTTGGGCCGTTGTACCGGTTTTGGCGGTGGACTTGCTAGCAGAAGAGGACTCGGTTTGGCCAGAGGATTGGGCCGTGGTCGGGGACTCGGTTTTGGCCGCTGCAGGTTGGGGCGTGGATACGGATATGGTCCGGCGCTTATGAGTACTGAAGAAGAAAAAAATCTTATCAACTATAGAATAAACGCCCTTGAAAACCAACTTCAATATTTAAGAAAAAGACTAGACGAGATTAATGGCTAA
- a CDS encoding NifB/NifX family molybdenum-iron cluster-binding protein — translation MKIAITAQSNSLDAPMDSRFGRAQGFIVYDLDKDEFEYVSNDQNLNLPQGAGIQAAQNVAQTGAKAVITGHVGPKAFLALEKGGIDLYLVGSKTVAQAIDDFRNGRLNKAEEADKPGHW, via the coding sequence ATGAAAATAGCTATAACTGCTCAAAGCAATAGTTTGGATGCACCTATGGACAGTAGATTTGGCCGTGCCCAGGGGTTTATTGTTTATGATCTGGATAAGGATGAATTTGAATATGTGTCAAATGATCAAAACTTGAATCTGCCACAGGGAGCTGGGATTCAGGCCGCCCAAAATGTTGCTCAGACAGGTGCAAAGGCTGTGATTACGGGCCATGTTGGCCCCAAGGCATTTTTGGCCTTGGAAAAGGGCGGTATTGATCTTTATCTGGTTGGATCTAAAACAGTAGCTCAGGCCATAGATGACTTTAGAAATGGTCGGTTAAACAAAGCCGAGGAAGCAGATAAGCCAGGGCACTGGTAA
- a CDS encoding ATP-binding protein: MKEIVVISGKGGTGKTSIVSSLAALGPKKVLADCDVDAADLHLVLHPQIKEKHDFISGEKATIDPELCIECGECREKCRFGAISDNFKVLPEHCEGCGVCAYVCPADAVKMSPSHCGYLYVSDTRFGPMVHASLGIGEENSGKLVTTVRKKAAELAREYGYELVLVDGSPGIGCPVIASLTNADLAVIVVEPTISAEHDMRRVHELTQHFNIQCLVILNKADINVSISERIKDYCHKAEIPVLGTLPYDIKFTRAQIEGKSVVEFDPHGLGKEIEKIWQKMMSF; this comes from the coding sequence ATGAAAGAGATAGTGGTTATCAGTGGCAAAGGTGGGACTGGAAAGACCAGTATAGTATCGAGTCTGGCTGCTCTGGGGCCCAAAAAAGTACTGGCAGACTGCGATGTGGACGCGGCAGATTTACATCTTGTCCTGCATCCACAAATAAAAGAAAAACACGACTTTATCAGCGGAGAAAAGGCCACTATCGATCCTGAATTATGTATTGAATGCGGAGAATGTAGAGAAAAATGTCGTTTTGGAGCCATTTCTGATAATTTTAAAGTTTTGCCTGAGCATTGCGAGGGTTGTGGAGTATGTGCATATGTTTGTCCTGCAGATGCGGTCAAAATGTCGCCCAGCCATTGTGGTTATTTATATGTATCTGATACCAGGTTTGGCCCCATGGTTCATGCCAGCCTCGGCATTGGTGAGGAAAATTCCGGTAAATTGGTCACTACAGTGCGCAAAAAAGCCGCTGAGTTAGCTAGAGAGTATGGTTATGAGCTAGTACTTGTGGATGGTTCGCCTGGTATTGGTTGTCCGGTCATTGCCTCTTTGACCAATGCTGACCTGGCTGTAATAGTTGTGGAACCGACGATTTCGGCAGAACACGATATGCGTCGTGTTCATGAATTGACACAGCATTTCAATATCCAGTGCCTGGTTATTTTAAATAAGGCAGATATAAATGTTTCTATCAGCGAGCGGATTAAAGATTATTGTCATAAGGCAGAAATTCCCGTATTGGGCACCCTGCCTTATGATATAAAATTTACACGGGCACAGATTGAAGGAAAGTCTGTAGTAGAGTTTGACCCTCACGGTTTGGGAAAAGAAATTGAAAAGATTTGGCAGAAAATGATGAGTTTTTAG
- a CDS encoding ABC transporter permease, with product MTWYAFIGAIEQGFVYGIMVLGVYLTFRILDFPDLTVDGSLPLGASISAVAITHGVNPFLSLALAMGAGFLAGMVTAILNTKLKILHLLASILTMISLYSINIRIMDGPNVSLLGVNTILDPFISMGIPGYLAAPIIFGVISISITLLIILFMYTELGQTMLATGDNPKMITSQGVNTHSIIILGVGLSNALVALSGALIAQNQGAADVNMGVGTIVAGLASVIVGETVFGSKSIPRACFAALIGSIIYRLAIALALGLKLGNFSFAPSDLNLITAILVVLSLTTPQLKKRLIKK from the coding sequence ATGACCTGGTACGCATTTATCGGAGCCATTGAACAAGGCTTTGTTTATGGAATAATGGTCCTGGGGGTCTACCTGACCTTTAGGATTCTGGATTTTCCGGATCTGACAGTTGACGGTAGTCTCCCCCTGGGAGCTTCGATCTCTGCTGTTGCTATTACCCATGGAGTAAACCCTTTTTTGTCCCTGGCTCTGGCTATGGGTGCAGGGTTTCTCGCCGGAATGGTCACAGCCATCCTGAACACCAAGCTGAAAATTTTGCACCTTTTGGCATCTATCCTGACAATGATTTCCCTTTATTCCATAAATATCCGTATTATGGATGGTCCTAATGTTTCCCTACTGGGAGTAAACACTATCCTGGATCCGTTTATCTCCATGGGCATCCCCGGGTATCTGGCCGCCCCCATAATCTTTGGGGTAATTTCCATCTCAATCACTCTGCTTATCATCCTATTCATGTATACCGAACTCGGCCAAACCATGCTCGCTACCGGAGACAACCCGAAGATGATCACCAGCCAGGGAGTGAACACTCATTCGATCATAATCCTAGGTGTAGGACTTTCCAACGCCCTTGTTGCTCTAAGCGGGGCTCTCATAGCCCAAAATCAGGGTGCTGCGGATGTAAATATGGGGGTTGGCACTATTGTAGCTGGTCTTGCCTCAGTCATAGTCGGGGAAACCGTGTTTGGAAGCAAATCCATTCCACGAGCCTGTTTTGCGGCTCTGATCGGTTCAATTATCTACCGTTTGGCCATTGCCCTTGCCTTGGGACTTAAATTGGGCAATTTTTCATTTGCCCCAAGTGATCTCAACCTGATCACAGCTATCTTAGTCGTCCTGTCTCTGACCACCCCACAGCTCAAAAAAAGATTAATCAAAAAATGA
- a CDS encoding NifB/NifX family molybdenum-iron cluster-binding protein has translation MMNEHEEKTICLACYGKRLAAIIDSASDLLVFKLKDDKIYPAGHLSLPLGDLPGMVSLLKSCGVDILICGGISGCTIRILQNVGILVIPWIAGTIEQVLSALQNNRLDKLTMPGCRSVAGAGCHFRRRQQRQGKGGGRNENSYNCSKQ, from the coding sequence ATGATGAATGAGCATGAAGAAAAGACAATTTGCTTGGCCTGTTACGGTAAACGTCTCGCTGCTATTATAGATAGCGCCTCGGACTTGTTAGTATTTAAATTAAAAGATGATAAAATTTACCCCGCAGGCCATCTCTCCCTCCCGTTAGGAGATCTGCCTGGTATGGTCTCGCTACTGAAATCCTGCGGGGTAGACATTCTAATTTGTGGTGGAATTAGCGGTTGCACCATTCGTATACTACAAAATGTAGGTATTCTGGTCATCCCTTGGATTGCTGGAACAATTGAACAGGTTTTGTCTGCGCTTCAGAATAACAGGCTGGATAAGTTGACCATGCCAGGTTGCCGAAGTGTGGCGGGGGCGGGATGTCATTTTAGAAGAAGGCAGCAGAGGCAAGGAAAAGGAGGAGGTCGAAATGAAAATAGCTATAACTGCTCAAAGCAATAG
- a CDS encoding ABC transporter substrate-binding protein: MKKILSLLTVILTLASLTMAQAKTYTISVNQFVEHPALDAVLKGFQDYLKEQNIKVKYHIHNAQGNMATANQIAQQIADEDPDLVLAIATPSAQACAQAIKKSPKLQNTPLLFSAITDPVGAGLVKDLNRPGKNITGVSDLLPIDQHLKMVKIFYPNLKRLGVIYNSGEANSKTLVRLIHEQAKKMGFKVEEATASKTSEVYQAAKGLVGRVDAIYIPTDNTVISAIESVVKVCIQNKIPLFAGDVDSVARGAVAAMGFDYYQHGRQTGAMAKRIFMGAVPGETPVETQKDLKLHLNLKAAKKMNVKVPEEILKAADKIYE, translated from the coding sequence ATGAAAAAAATACTGTCATTACTCACTGTAATCTTAACTCTTGCGTCACTAACCATGGCCCAGGCCAAAACGTACACTATTTCGGTTAACCAGTTTGTGGAGCACCCTGCCCTGGATGCCGTTCTCAAAGGGTTTCAAGACTACCTCAAGGAACAAAATATCAAGGTAAAATATCATATCCATAATGCCCAGGGCAACATGGCGACAGCCAATCAGATCGCTCAGCAGATTGCAGATGAAGATCCGGATTTGGTTTTGGCCATTGCCACTCCGTCTGCCCAGGCCTGTGCACAAGCCATCAAAAAATCTCCCAAACTGCAAAACACCCCCCTGTTGTTTTCGGCCATAACAGATCCGGTAGGAGCAGGACTGGTAAAAGACCTGAACCGGCCAGGCAAAAACATCACCGGTGTTTCTGATCTATTACCTATAGACCAACACCTGAAAATGGTTAAGATATTCTACCCTAATCTTAAGCGACTCGGGGTAATTTATAATTCCGGTGAAGCCAACTCCAAAACCCTCGTTCGTCTCATCCACGAACAGGCCAAAAAAATGGGTTTTAAGGTAGAGGAAGCCACTGCTTCTAAAACCAGCGAGGTCTACCAGGCAGCCAAAGGGCTTGTTGGTCGCGTAGATGCTATTTATATCCCCACAGACAATACAGTTATCTCCGCAATAGAATCAGTTGTCAAAGTCTGCATCCAGAACAAAATCCCTCTATTTGCCGGTGACGTGGATTCCGTAGCCCGGGGAGCTGTTGCAGCTATGGGTTTTGATTATTACCAACATGGTCGCCAGACCGGTGCCATGGCCAAGCGTATCTTTATGGGGGCTGTCCCAGGTGAAACACCTGTTGAAACCCAAAAGGATCTCAAGCTTCATTTAAACCTAAAAGCTGCTAAAAAAATGAACGTAAAAGTGCCTGAGGAAATCTTGAAAGCAGCTGATAAGATTTACGAGTAA
- a CDS encoding ATP-binding protein yields MRVAVASGKGGTGKTTVAVNLARYLIGEGKEVSFIDCDVEEPNAHFFLIQEFDEEFKEYVTVPEIDTQKCLGESCKKCVQECRFKSLIWMVSEVLVFPELCHSCELCKLVCPAQAVLDGQREIGTVRHARKDKLKFYSGLLRIGEAMAPPLIRKVKEYANPGDVQILDCPPGTSCPVIESLERADFVVLVTEPTPFGLNDLKLAVELTRKLNYPFGVVINRDGMGDDAVLRYLDAENIPVLARFPHVQEAAQAYSQGKLLVDAFPEFKGLYQGLWMEINKLTDGLGGAR; encoded by the coding sequence ATGCGCGTTGCAGTTGCCAGTGGCAAGGGGGGCACAGGCAAAACCACTGTTGCTGTTAATCTGGCCAGGTATTTAATAGGAGAAGGAAAAGAAGTCAGCTTTATTGATTGTGATGTAGAAGAGCCAAATGCCCATTTTTTTCTTATACAAGAATTTGATGAGGAATTTAAAGAATACGTGACGGTCCCTGAAATAGATACTCAAAAATGTTTGGGCGAAAGCTGTAAAAAGTGTGTTCAGGAGTGCCGGTTTAAATCCTTGATCTGGATGGTCAGTGAGGTGCTGGTGTTCCCGGAATTATGTCACAGTTGTGAACTGTGTAAGCTTGTTTGCCCTGCTCAGGCTGTGCTGGATGGCCAGAGAGAGATCGGCACTGTTCGTCACGCCAGGAAGGATAAACTAAAATTTTACAGTGGCCTTTTGCGCATTGGCGAAGCCATGGCCCCGCCTTTGATTAGAAAAGTAAAGGAATATGCAAATCCAGGTGATGTGCAGATATTGGATTGTCCTCCGGGGACAAGTTGCCCGGTGATTGAATCCCTGGAAAGGGCGGATTTTGTTGTTCTGGTCACCGAGCCTACTCCATTTGGCCTTAATGACTTGAAACTGGCCGTAGAACTTACCCGCAAACTAAACTATCCTTTTGGGGTGGTCATTAACAGAGACGGTATGGGCGATGATGCTGTTTTGCGATATCTGGATGCGGAAAACATCCCTGTGCTGGCCAGGTTCCCCCATGTGCAGGAGGCTGCACAGGCCTATTCTCAGGGAAAATTGTTAGTGGATGCTTTTCCGGAATTTAAGGGTTTATACCAGGGGTTGTGGATGGAGATTAACAAGCTGACTGATGGTTTAGGGGGAGCACGATGA